CTTTTTTGGCAAGTAGGGCTGCTTTTTCCATAGTGCCACCAATGCCTACACCTATAACCATAGGCGGGCAAGCATTAGGACCAGCAAGTTTTACAGCCTCAGTAAAGACCTTTTTTACGCCATCAATGCCATCGGCTGGCACAAGCATTTTTAATATACTTTTATTCTCGCTCCCAAAGCCTTTTGGGCAAACTTTAAGGTGAAGTTTATCGCCGGGCACAATGCGCGTATGAATTACAGCTGGAGAATTATTTGTGGTATTTTTGCGCTCATAGAGTGGTTCAGCCACGACAGATTTACGCAAATAGCCTGTTGTATAACCCTCTTTAATTCCCTCATTAATGGCATCTTCAAGGTAGCCGCCTGTAATATGCACATCTTGCCCAATTTCGACAAAAACCACCGTCATACCCGTATCTTGGCAGATAGGCATCATATTACTTTGCGCAATCTTACCATTTTCAATAAGTGTATCAAGGATATTTTGCCCTAGCGGAGATTTCTCCGTAATTTTTGCCGCACTAAAAGCGCGCTTAATGTCGGGTGTTTGAATACAGCACGCCTGTATAGCAAGCTTAGCAACTGCAGATTTTATATCTTCGCATCGCACTTCTTTCATCACAATCCTCCTTACAATGTTGTTGAAAAACGCTTAAGATTCTATCCTTTTTGTCTATAAATACACTTAAAAATGAGAAATTAAACTTTTCACATCACTTTTGCGTTTGCCAAATTCCACAATTTTGCCATGAAAGCGCGCAAAAATCTGCGCTACGCTCATATCTTTGGGGTAAAGCTCATACACAGCTTTAAGATTATCATATATGCCCTGCTCGCAAAAGCCGCGCAACTCCTCATAGTCCTCAATCTCCCTGCCTAGCATACACAAAAGCTTATAAGTGTATTTATCTACTACCATAACTTCACGCCCGCACGCATAGTTTAGGATACTATACGCGCTTTCTCGTCCTATGCCCTTTTGTGCAAAAAGCCATTCAAAATCTACATTTTGTTTGAAATTACTAAAAGTGTCAAAATCCCCTAAAATCGCCTTTGAAATGCCTATGATATAGCTTGATTTTTGCCTTTGTAAGCCATTAATGTGCGATTGCAAAATTATAGAATCTATATGGGCAAAAGTGTGCAAATCCCGCTCGCAATCTCCGCTTAAAATATGAGCCTTACGCATAGAATCTAGCATTTTTTCTACATTGCTCCATTGCGTATTTTGGGTAAGAATACTGCCTAATATCACCTCAAAGCTTCCGCTATTTTCCCACCACCAGCCCGGTTTATGCTGCATTAAATCCATATTTTTAAGTGCCTTAAGCAAAGTAAAGCTAGATTCTATCATTTTACACCCCTTTTATTTTACCCTTTATATTTGTGCTTTGTGTAGCGTGCGCCACTTTGTGCCGACCTTTGAAATTGCCTAGATTCTATAAATGCTTATTAAAAAATGCGCCAATTAAGCTTTTAGCATATTGACTTTGAGGGTGGCTAAAAATTTGCTGCGCATGAGCGCACTCCACCACCTGCCCATTGTGCAAAATCATCACTTCATCGCTAAGTGTGGCTAAAATCTCCAAATCATGCGTGATAAAAATATATCCTAGCTCTAATTCTGCTTGCAGTTTTAATAATAGCTCTAAGATAAGCTTTTGCGAGCTTTTATCTAGCGCGCTAGTTGGCTCATCAAGGATAAGGATTTTAGGCTTTCTTACAATGGCTCTAGCTATGCTCACGCGCTGCTTTTGTCCCCCACTTAGCTCAAAGGGATAGCATTGTGCGAGATTAGAATCTAAGCCCACAGATTCTAAAGCCTTTAAGGCATCTTTTTTAGCCTGCGGTATAGAATCTAAGCCCTCCATAATGATATCGCCCACGCGTAGGCGCGGGGATAGCGATGAAAAGGGGTCTTGAAATACGATGCCAATATTTTGCCGCAAAGCCTTTGAGCTAACATTTTTACCCTCAAGCAAAATCTCTCCTTTAGTGCTAAGTAGTTGCAATAATCCAAGCGCTAGACTTGATTTCCCACTGCCTGAAGCTCCCGCAATGCCCAGAATCTGCCCTTTATACAAAGTTAAATCTACACTACTCACTAGCTCTTTAAAATTCGCTCTAAACACGCGCCTTTGCATAACGCCTACACTTAAGTGTTTGGTGCATAAAAGCGGCGTGCCTTTAGCGTTAAAAGATGTGCTTTTGCGTGGAAGCTGTAAAGATTCTATCAAAAAGCGTGTGTATGGTTGCTTTGGGGCATTAAAAATAGCTTTGGTGGAGCTAGATTCTATCACTTGTCCTGCTTTTAGCACCACGACATTATCGCAAAAATCTTTGACTATGCCTAAATCATGGCTAATAAATAAAATCGCACTTTGCGCACTAAGGCGCGCTAATAGCTGCATAATCTGCCTTTGTATTAGCACATCAAGCGCGGTTGTTGGCTCATCACAAATAAGCAAGGCGGGATTATTAATAATGCTCATTGCTAATGCTACGCGCTGCTTTTGTCCCCCACTTAGCTCAAAGGGGTAGCATTGAGCATATCTCGCCTCTAGCTCTACAGAATCTAAAAGCTCTAATAATCGCTCTTGCGCCTTGTGCTTTAAGGCTTTGTGGCTTAAGTGCGGATAGAGGCTAGGCGCGTGGATAAAAAAGCTCTCTAAAATTTGCTTGCCCACTTTTTGGAGGGGATTAAGGCTTGAGAGCGGCTCTTGTGGGATATAGGCAATGTCCTTACCGCGTAAAGAGCGCATTTGCTCATTATTAAAATGCAACAAATTGCGCCCATTAAAGGTAATAGAGCCACTTTGCACATTGACATTTGGCTGCAGGCGCAAGATGAGCTGTGCTAGCATACTTTTGCCCGAGCCAGATTCACCAACAAGTGCTAGCTTTTCTTGCTTAGCAATATGCAAAGAAATATCATTTAAATAAAAACGATTAGAGTTAGCAAAATGTGCGCTAAGTTGGTGGATATTAAGCATGGGATAGGCTTTGCGCGGGGGTAGATTCTGTAGTGATAGAATCTGTTGCTAATGTTACATGCGGGTCAAATGCGTCTCTTAAGCCCTCTCCAATAAAGACTAGAACGGACAAAAGCACGCATAGCGCGATAAAGGCGCTTATGCCTAAATGCGGGGAGGAGAGATTATTTTTCCCTTGTGCGAGCAATTCACCAAGGCTAGCGCTCCCCACAGGCATACCAAAGCCTAAAAAGTCAAGGCTACTTAGCGTTACAATGCTGCCTGCCATTATGAAAGGCGTAAAAGTGATAGTGGCATTAAGCGCATTTGGCAAGATGTGTTTAAACATAATTTTCACATCACTCACATTCATAGCCTTTGCTGCTAGCACATACTCAAGATTGCGCGCTTTTAGAAATTCTGCGCGCACAAGATTAACAAGTATAATCCACGAAAAGGCTAGCACCACGCACAAAATCCATGAAAAACTTGGCTCAAATACGCTTGAAATGATAATAATCACAAATAAAATAGGCACAGCATTAAAAATCTCAATAAGCCGCTGCCCTATTAAATCCACACTTCCTCCATAATATCCTTGCAATGCCCCCATACATACGCCAATGACCACACTGCACACACTTAAAATAAGCCCAAAAGCTAGCGAGATTCTATATCCATACAGCAGTCTAGCACTCACATCTCTTGCTTTATCATCAGTGCCTAACCAGTGTTTAGAATCTGGCGCAGTGGGGGCTTGAGCGGGCAAATCCATAATGATAGTATCATAGCTATAAGGGATTGGCGCATACAGCACAAAGGCGTCTTTGAGTAATGTATTTTTCACATAGCTATCATTATAATCGCTAAAGGTCTCAAAATCTCCGCCAAAGGTTGTCTCCGGGTAATCAACAAACACAGGAAAATACATTTTAGAATCTTTATAAATGAAAAGCGGCTTATCGTTGGCAATGAAATTTGCCAAAAGGCTTAGAGTGAGCAAAATGCAAAAGCATATGAGTGAGTAAAAGGCGCGCTTATTTTGCTTAAAAATACGCCAGCGCGTGGCAAATTGCGTTTTTGTAGCTTTTTTTAGCGTTGCGCTAGGCATTTTTACCCCCAAAGTGGATACGCGGGTCGATAATGCAGTAGAGTATATCGCTTATGATATTTATCACAAGGGCTAGAAAAGTAAAAATATAAAGCGTGCCAAACACAACAGGATAGTCGCGATTTACTACACTTTCATAGCCTAAAAGCCCTAATCCATCGAGGCTAAAAATAATCTCAATAAGCAAGCTCCCGCTAAAAAATGCTGCGATAAAAATCGCAGGAAAGCCGCTTATGATAAGCAGCATAGCATTACGAAATATATGCCCATAGAGAATATGGCGCTCACTCCCGCCTTTTGCCCTAGCACATATCACATAGCTTTTATGTATCTCATCTAAAAAGCAGTTTTTGCTAAGCATAGTTAAAGTGGCAAATCCACCTATAGAAATGCATAATACAGGCAAAAACAAATGCCATAAGTAGTCTTTAATCTGTCCCCAAGTGCTAAGAGTGGCAAAGTTTTCGCTCACAAGCCCGCGCAGTGGGAAAATATCAAAATAGCTCCCACCGCAAAATAGCACCACAAGCACCACTGCAAACATAAACGCAGGCACGGCATTTAGCACGACGATAATAACACTGCTTAGCACATCAAAGCGCGAGCCATTGCGCGTAGCCTTTGCAATGCCTAAGGGAATGCTAATAAGATAAATAAGCAAAGTGCTAAATACTCCAAGTGAAATGGATACAGGAAGCTTTGAAGCGATGATTGATAACACACTAGTTTGCTGATAGAAGCTCTCACCAAAATCAAAGCGGATAAAATTCCACAGCATTTGTATGTAGCGCT
The sequence above is drawn from the Helicobacter jaachi genome and encodes:
- a CDS encoding fumarate hydratase, translated to MKEVRCEDIKSAVAKLAIQACCIQTPDIKRAFSAAKITEKSPLGQNILDTLIENGKIAQSNMMPICQDTGMTVVFVEIGQDVHITGGYLEDAINEGIKEGYTTGYLRKSVVAEPLYERKNTTNNSPAVIHTRIVPGDKLHLKVCPKGFGSENKSILKMLVPADGIDGVKKVFTEAVKLAGPNACPPMVIGVGIGGTMEKAALLAKKAAVREIDSKNPDERYAKLEDELLEIANKTGVGPQGLGGTTTAFAVNVEWYPTHIAGLPVAVNINCHAARHADIEL
- a CDS encoding 3-methyladenine DNA glycosylase codes for the protein MIESSFTLLKALKNMDLMQHKPGWWWENSGSFEVILGSILTQNTQWSNVEKMLDSMRKAHILSGDCERDLHTFAHIDSIILQSHINGLQRQKSSYIIGISKAILGDFDTFSNFKQNVDFEWLFAQKGIGRESAYSILNYACGREVMVVDKYTYKLLCMLGREIEDYEELRGFCEQGIYDNLKAVYELYPKDMSVAQIFARFHGKIVEFGKRKSDVKSLISHF
- a CDS encoding ATP-binding cassette domain-containing protein, which encodes MLNIHQLSAHFANSNRFYLNDISLHIAKQEKLALVGESGSGKSMLAQLILRLQPNVNVQSGSITFNGRNLLHFNNEQMRSLRGKDIAYIPQEPLSSLNPLQKVGKQILESFFIHAPSLYPHLSHKALKHKAQERLLELLDSVELEARYAQCYPFELSGGQKQRVALAMSIINNPALLICDEPTTALDVLIQRQIMQLLARLSAQSAILFISHDLGIVKDFCDNVVVLKAGQVIESSSTKAIFNAPKQPYTRFLIESLQLPRKSTSFNAKGTPLLCTKHLSVGVMQRRVFRANFKELVSSVDLTLYKGQILGIAGASGSGKSSLALGLLQLLSTKGEILLEGKNVSSKALRQNIGIVFQDPFSSLSPRLRVGDIIMEGLDSIPQAKKDALKALESVGLDSNLAQCYPFELSGGQKQRVSIARAIVRKPKILILDEPTSALDKSSQKLILELLLKLQAELELGYIFITHDLEILATLSDEVMILHNGQVVECAHAQQIFSHPQSQYAKSLIGAFFNKHL
- a CDS encoding ABC transporter permease is translated as MPSATLKKATKTQFATRWRIFKQNKRAFYSLICFCILLTLSLLANFIANDKPLFIYKDSKMYFPVFVDYPETTFGGDFETFSDYNDSYVKNTLLKDAFVLYAPIPYSYDTIIMDLPAQAPTAPDSKHWLGTDDKARDVSARLLYGYRISLAFGLILSVCSVVIGVCMGALQGYYGGSVDLIGQRLIEIFNAVPILFVIIIISSVFEPSFSWILCVVLAFSWIILVNLVRAEFLKARNLEYVLAAKAMNVSDVKIMFKHILPNALNATITFTPFIMAGSIVTLSSLDFLGFGMPVGSASLGELLAQGKNNLSSPHLGISAFIALCVLLSVLVFIGEGLRDAFDPHVTLATDSITTESTPAQSLSHA
- a CDS encoding microcin C ABC transporter permease YejB, with amino-acid sequence MLGYITKRFLLIIPTLIGVISINFLLMQLAPGGPVERTIAKMEHLGASGEASTGQNTLYKGSIGLDENLIAEIKKLYGFDKSLSERYIQMLWNFIRFDFGESFYQQTSVLSIIASKLPVSISLGVFSTLLIYLISIPLGIAKATRNGSRFDVLSSVIIVVLNAVPAFMFAVVLVVLFCGGSYFDIFPLRGLVSENFATLSTWGQIKDYLWHLFLPVLCISIGGFATLTMLSKNCFLDEIHKSYVICARAKGGSERHILYGHIFRNAMLLIISGFPAIFIAAFFSGSLLIEIIFSLDGLGLLGYESVVNRDYPVVFGTLYIFTFLALVINIISDILYCIIDPRIHFGGKNA